A single window of Nicotiana sylvestris chromosome 5, ASM39365v2, whole genome shotgun sequence DNA harbors:
- the LOC138869648 gene encoding uncharacterized protein translates to MEEYEDCILALKLAVDMNVQELMVIGDYDLSMHQVLGEWDTKNTKILPYLHYVQELKKRFTKIEFKHVLRIQNEFADASTTLSSMIQHPDKNFIDPIPIEIHKQPTYCAHVEEKIDKNPWFRDIKEYLAKGEYLEHSTHTQKRTLRRLANHFFQSKEFCIEGLQTYDYYGVLMPRRHPDYSRKYMAEPADHT, encoded by the coding sequence ATGGAAGAATATGAGGATTGCATCTTGGCACTCAAGTTGGCCGTTGACATGAATGTTCAGGAGCTGATGGTAATCGGAGATTATGATCTTTCGATGCACCAGGTTCTAGGAGAATGGGATACAAAGAACACCAAAATATTGCCATATTTGCATTATGTACAAGAGCTgaaaaagaggttcacaaagatagaattcaaacatgttctgAGGATTCAGAATGAGTTCGCAGATGCATCAACCACTTtatcttccatgatacaacatccagacaagaatttcatcgatcctatCCCAATAGAAATTCATAAGCAGCcaacttattgtgctcatgttgaagaaaaGATTGACAAAAATCCGTGGTTCCGcgacatcaaggaatacttggcaaaggGAGAATATCTAGAGCACTCTACCcatactcagaagcgcacacttcgaagGTTAGCCAACCATTTCTTTCAAAGCAAGGAATTCTGTATAGAAGGACTCCAGACCTACGATTATTACGGCGTGTTGATGCCAAGGAGGCATCCAGATTATTCGAGGAAATACATGGCGGAACCTGCAGACCACACATGA